Proteins encoded by one window of Misgurnus anguillicaudatus chromosome 4, ASM2758022v2, whole genome shotgun sequence:
- the ppp2r2d gene encoding serine/threonine-protein phosphatase 2A 55 kDa regulatory subunit B delta isoform: MAGVGGSNDFQWCFSQVKGAIDEDVAEADIISTVEFNYSGELLATGDKGGRVVIFQREQESKNRPLSRGEYNVYSTFQSHEPEFDYLKSLEIEEKINKIRWLPQQNAAHFLLSTNDKTIKLWKISERDKRAEGYNLKDEDGRLRDPFRITSLRVPVVMPMDLMVEASPRRIFANAHTYHINSISVNSDYETYLSADDLRINLWHLEITDRSFNIVDIKPANMEELTEVITAAECHPHQCNVFVYSSSKGTIRLCDMRAAALCDRHSKFFEEPEDPSSRSFFSEIISSISDVKFSHSGRYMMTRDYLSVKVWDLNMENRPVETYQVHEYLRSKLCSLYENDCIFDKFECCWNGSDSAIMTGSYNNFFRMFDRNTRRDITLEASRENSKPRAMLKPRKVCTGGKRKKDEISVDSLDFNKKILHTAWHPKENVIAVAATNNLYIFQDK, encoded by the exons ATGGCAG GGGTTGGTGGAAGCAATGATTTCCAGTGGTGCTTCTCCCAGGTGAAAGGAGCCATCGATGAAGATGTTGCAGAAG CGGACATTATCTCAACTGTTGAATTTAACTATTCGGGGGAGTTGCTAGCCACAGGAGACAAAGGGGGAAGAGTCGTCATATTTCAGCGAGAACAGGAG AGTAAAAACCGTCCTCTATCCAGAGGTGAATATAATGTGTACAGCACTTTCCAGAGTCACGAACCAGAGTTTGATTACTTGAAAAGTTTAGAAATCGAGGAGAAGATCAATAAAATCAGATGGCTCCCACAACAGAACGCTGCACACTTTCTTTTGTCCACGAACG ACAAAACCATCAAACTATGGAAGATTAGCGAGCGAGACAAACGAGCAGAAGGATATAATCTTAAAGATGAAGATGGACGACTTCGAGATCCATTTCGAATCACATCGCTACGG GTTCCTGTCGTGATGCCCATGGACTTGATGGTGGAGGCGAGCCCGCGCAGAATATTCGCTAACGCACACACATATCACATCAACTCCATTTCAGTAAATAGTGATTATGAAACATACCTTTCTGCAGACGACCTCAGAATAAATCTCTGGCATTTAGAAATCACAGATAGAAGTTTTA ACATTGTAGATATAAAGCCAGCCAATATGGAGGAGCTGACGGAGGTGATAACGGCGGCCGAGTGCCACCCGCATCAGTGTAACGTCTTTGTGTACAGCAGCAGTAAGGGAACCATTCGTCTCTGTGACATGAGGGCGGCCGCGCTCTGCGATAGACATAGCAAAT TTTTTGAGGAGCCAGAAGATCCCAGTAGCCGGTCGTTCTTCTCGGAAATCATCTCCTCCATATCTGACGTCAAGTTCAGCCACAGCGGGCGATACATGATGACCCGCGATTACCTCTCTGTTAAGGTTTGGGATCTGAACATGGAAAACCGGCCCGTGGAAACCTATCAG GTACACGAGTACCTACGTAGCAAGTTGTGCTCGCTATACGAGAACGACTGCATTTTCGACAAATTTGAGTGCTGTTGGAACGGTTCAGACAG TGCCATCATGACGGGTTCCTACAACAACTTCTTCAGAATGTTCGACAGGAACACGCGCAGGGACATCACGCTGGAGGCTTCGAGGGAAAACAGTAAACCCCGTGCCATGCTCAAACCTCGAAAGGTCTGCACCGGCGGTAAACGAAAGAAAGATGAAATCAGCGTGGACAGTCTGGACTTCAACAAGAAGATCCTTCACACCGCCTGGCACCCGAAGGAGAACGTCATCGCCGTGGCCGCCACCAACAACCTGTATATATTCCAGGACAAATGA
- the bnip3 gene encoding BCL2/adenovirus E1B 19 kDa protein-interacting protein 3 — protein MSTEKQSATEENLQGSWVELHFNGGSSTPKGGADEQSASTAPSGGDLEKMLLDAQHESGRSSSRGSLPCDSPPRSQTPLHLRRGSEVHSSGEKNSSQSEEDYLERRREVETLMKKNADWIWDWSSRPENLPPKEFLLRHPKRSSTLSMRNTSVMKKGGIFSAEFLKVFLPSLVLSHILAVGLGVYIGRRFTTSGTI, from the exons ATGTCGACTGAGAAACAAAGCGCAACTGAGGAAAACCTTCAGG gtTCCTGGGTGGAGCTCCATTTTAATGGTGGCAGCAGCACTCCTAAAGGAGGTGCAGATGAGCAAAGTGCCAGCACCGCCCCGAGCGGAGGAGACCTTGAGAAAATGCTTTTAGATGCTCAACATGAGTCGGGCAGAAGCAGCTCCAGAGGGAGCTTACCATGTGACAG TCCTCCAAGATCCCAAACTCCTCTGCACTTGCGCAGGGGCTCAGAGGTCCACAGCTCTGGAGAAAAAAACAGCTCACAG TCAGAGGAAGACTATCTGGAGAGGCGGAGAGAGGTGGAGACCCTGATGAAGAAAAATGCAGACTGGATCTGGGACTGGTCGAGTCGCCCGGAAAACCTGCCGCCCAA GGAGTTTTTGCTGAGGCACCCGAAGCGTTCCAGCACTCTCAGCATGAGGAACACCAGTGTGATGAAGAAAGGAGGAATCTTCTCTGCAGAATTCCTCAAAGTTTTCCTGCCGTCTCTCGTCCTCTCGCACATCCTTGCTGTGGGTCTCGG GGTGTACATTGGAAGACGTTTCACCACCTCTGGCACCATTTGA